A stretch of the Leeuwenhoekiella sp. MAR_2009_132 genome encodes the following:
- a CDS encoding SUMF1/EgtB/PvdO family nonheme iron enzyme — MALPREKPAHPVVVDGFFIDKTEVTNAQFKDFVMRRVMLLWQNGLLNGGN, encoded by the coding sequence CTGGCTTTACCGCGCGAAAAACCCGCACATCCTGTAGTTGTAGATGGTTTTTTTATAGATAAGACCGAAGTTACAAACGCTCAATTTAAAGATTTTGTGATGCGACGGGTTATGTTACTGTGGCAGAACGGCCTATTAAATGGGGGGAATTAA
- a CDS encoding TonB-dependent receptor, whose amino-acid sequence MKHLVLMLWLLACTTTWAQNSFEATIQESENNEPLYGVSVFIKTLNNGAVTNMQGLVHLKNIPDGTHTIEISYVGFKTLRITRNFPLDNQYLNETILLQESHEEMDEIILTSTRSSRTFQDTPSRLEFIAGEELAEKGNMKPGDIRMLLNESTGIQTQQTSATSYNSSIRIQGLDGKYTQLIRDGLPLYSGYSGGLSLMQIAPLDLKQVEVIKGSSSTLYGGGAIAGLVNLISKTPQEERELSFMANATSALGLDLSGFYSEKYGKIGTTVFASYNTATPYDPADIGLTAIPKYDRFTLNPKLFLYLNEETNLNIGFNFVTENRLGGSIDFIKEDRDAGYFERNSTDRFSTQLLGSHSFSSTLSLVVKNSISFFDRKIEILTIHLQESKPPHFQK is encoded by the coding sequence TTGAAACATCTCGTTTTAATGTTGTGGCTATTAGCATGCACAACAACCTGGGCTCAAAATTCATTTGAAGCCACTATACAAGAATCTGAAAACAACGAACCGCTTTATGGCGTTTCCGTATTCATTAAAACTTTAAACAATGGTGCAGTCACTAATATGCAAGGTCTCGTACATTTAAAGAATATACCAGACGGCACACACACTATAGAAATTAGTTATGTAGGTTTTAAAACCTTAAGAATTACACGAAATTTTCCTTTAGATAATCAATATTTAAATGAAACAATCCTACTTCAGGAATCTCACGAAGAAATGGACGAAATTATTTTGACCTCTACACGAAGTTCAAGAACTTTTCAAGATACTCCTTCCCGTCTAGAATTTATTGCCGGTGAAGAATTAGCCGAGAAAGGAAATATGAAACCCGGTGATATTAGAATGCTACTTAATGAAAGTACCGGAATACAAACGCAGCAAACCTCTGCTACCAGTTACAACTCGAGTATTAGAATACAAGGTTTAGACGGTAAGTACACCCAGTTAATACGCGATGGTCTTCCGTTATATTCGGGTTACTCAGGCGGATTAAGCCTAATGCAAATCGCACCCTTAGACCTTAAGCAAGTCGAAGTAATTAAAGGTTCGTCTTCAACATTATATGGCGGCGGTGCGATTGCAGGTCTGGTAAACCTAATTTCAAAAACACCTCAAGAAGAACGAGAGTTAAGTTTTATGGCCAATGCCACATCAGCATTAGGTTTAGATTTGAGCGGTTTTTATTCTGAAAAATATGGCAAAATAGGGACCACAGTTTTTGCTTCCTACAATACCGCTACTCCTTATGATCCGGCAGATATAGGCCTTACAGCGATTCCTAAATACGATCGTTTTACCTTAAACCCCAAGCTCTTTTTGTACTTAAATGAAGAAACTAATTTAAATATAGGCTTCAATTTTGTTACTGAAAATCGCTTGGGCGGATCGATAGATTTTATAAAAGAAGATCGCGATGCGGGTTATTTTGAACGCAATAGCACAGACCGTTTTTCGACACAACTGCTAGGGTCGCATAGCTTCTCGAGTACCTTGTCACTGGTAGTCAAAAACAGCATTAGTTTTTTTGATCGAAAGATTGAAATCCTGACTATACATTTGCAGGAAAGCAAACCTCCTCATTTTCAGAAATAA